A segment of the Zonotrichia albicollis isolate bZonAlb1 chromosome Z, bZonAlb1.hap1, whole genome shotgun sequence genome:
TGCAACCGTGATGATTGAAAAGCTTTTGAACAAACACCAGGCTGTGCTACAGAGGTATCAGCAGTAGAAGACTGACCAGGCATTCATCACATGAGAAGAGGAAAATTTTGATAATGCCTAAGAGAATTTCTGCCTAAGACATTAGTGGAAAATGTACAGTTTGATGACATACAGACAAAGGACTGGTACAGCCTGAAGATACAACCAATGAGAGTTCATTCAATCAGTGGGAGGGAAAAGACCTATCCATTAATGTAGAATGCATTCTAATCTGTATTAGTGTTGAGGACTATAAAAAGAGACTTATTCAAAGGCTAAGAACAAAGGGAAGCTTCCAGTACAGTCAAGGTGTTATTTATGACAGTATTTATTTTGACTACCAGTCTCAACAAACTACAAACTACGAACTATAAAACTACAAACTACAAACTACAAACAATAACAATGGCCTCTTCCAGGGCTAGTATCTCCTGTTGCCCATAAACTGCTGAATGGCCATGATGAGAGGTGTCAGGTCGGAGGTTGGCTTGGCTGATGTTACGAACGGATGCTgcccaaagagaaaaaagaaaatatgaactTGACCTTTCCTCACAGGCTGAAACAGGCTTTCTCTGGCTACCAGAAAGATACAGAAAGCAGAAAGGAGGGCATTGTGGGCACCTCTGTCTCCACATCCAGGACCTCGCTACATGAGGCAAACATGGCTCCCAATCCCACAAATCCATGAATCCAGATGAGGAGATTTGGTCTAGGTGACCTTGAAAGGCTCCTTCCAAGGCATCCTAGGCCAGGAttctcctttgttttcctttgcaagCCCCCAGACTGGAGATACTTAGGAGCGGGGCCCATCagatgccttggacttgagcAGATGAGGAGCCCCTGGCAGCGGGCAGCTGGCGCAGCCTGCAGCCGCTTTGCCTTTTACCTGCAGCAGTTCCTGGGCAGACCAGCGCCTGTCCTCGTCCCTCTCCAGGCAGCAGTGCAGAAAGTCTCGCAACCACGCCGACTGTTGCCTGGGCTTCTGCAGCTTCGGCCTGCCCCCGCTGCTGATCAGCTCTTGAACCtagagaagaaggaaggaaatgccACACTCTACCTGTCTCCTTCGCACCCCAAACTGCTCACACACACTCCCCTGGACAGCCTTCACTCTTCAGTGGCACTTCACTCCCTGCTACATCCTGGCAGATACATTTCCAGCCCCTGCTGAAAGGACCCAAAGCAGCCCTAGCCAGTCCAATACGCAAAGGCTCTTGCCTTCACCCGATTTCACTGGCTGATGAAATTAGGAGCAACTCCATCAGCAAAAGCACACTTGGCTTCTCTGAGAACTGACACCAGCTCTACAGGCTGGTGGATTTGGAGGATGAACTTTGGTCTAATTCCACTGTTTCCAAGGATTATTCCATACAAtgcagctcagcactgctcaCTGCTCCCTTAGGCAAAGCTTCCGTCAAGCAAAAGGCATCACGATTCTTTGTGCTGTTCCTGCACTGAATTGGCAGAGGGGATGATCTGGACAAGGAGCACGAGACACTATGCAGCCTGGAACCTCTCATTTGCAGGTGTTCTAGCAAGCTTGCCAGGCAGAGCAATGGGAGCAGATTTGGTTTGGGTGACAGCAGAATCGGAGAGCAGTTGCAGCGCACCGTGCGGGAGGTTTCATTCCAGTAAGGAGGCGCCCCTTCCACCATCTCGATCGCCACAATGCCAAAGGACCagatgtccactttggggccatagAGCTTCCTGGTGAAGATTTCAGGCGCCATCCAGTAAGTGGTCCCGACAGCTGATCTCCGTTtgttctgctcagcactgagctcagcagcaaggccaaaatcagctgaggagaaaaaaggaggcAGCGTGAGTgaggaaagcaaacaaaaggaGTCCCCATCTTGACATGGGTCCAAGAAGGCAGCGTGGAACCCAGCTGCCATAAAGGGGCCATGCTGCCATTCCTTGGGCCTGCtaaaaaagaaatgcagaacTGGCCACTTAGCAAAAGCCCCCAGTTTCAGACAGTGGCTTTTAGTGCCCTGAAGCTATTAGACTGTGAGTGCCTTGCTTGGGAAGGGACACATCCACAAGCTAAAGGCACTCCTGAGCCCTTGTTCCCAGCAACACCTCCCTGCACCTTGTGGCTGTGCTCTGCGCTTGCAGCAGGGTAGCCTGCGCTGCCACAGGCACCGTGCAGGGAACCAGCAGTCACCCAAAGGCAGCCCCACACCACAGCCTGCCACGGCTCAGCCTGGCCAGCAAGATCCACCCAACTTGACAGATCCGTCCAGACTCAGGAGAATGTTGTGGCTTTTGACGTCCCGGTGGATCACTTGCTTGGAGTGAAGGAAATCCAggccttgcaggcactgagagaggaaaaagaaacaccAGCCTAAGTGGATTTCATCCCACAAGCAGGGAAGTGGCACATCTGCAACACTGCCACATTCTTGGGCCATGCTGAGCCATGGCGGGACAGGCTGCTGGCAAAGGGCAAGAGCTTGCAGCTCCAACATGAGGACAGCAGTGCCTTTCTAAGTGAGGGTGCATTTGCTTCTGAAAGAGAAAGGGCAATTGTTCCTCTGGCCACTGCCCTGCAACCACAGACGGAAGGAGCGCtgctgcagtggctgtgctCTTCCCAGCCAGGCAACAGTGGATGCTTTTGCAAACAGCACTTTGGGTGCAAGGCTCTCCTTTGAGGCTCAGCTCTCTGAGAGTCCTGCAAGTATCTCTTTGTCTTTGCCACTTGTTTGACGTTgcaccaccagcacctttgcccTTCAGGGATGCAGCAATGCAGCACACACAGGCTCCAGGCAAGTGTTTAGAGAGGCAAATACAAACACACTAGAagaagggcagggacactggcAGGCACTTCAGATGCTCTTGCTACTGCCAGTCATAAGAGAAAGGCAGCAAGGAGGCTCCGGAGATGAAATCTCTCCTCTCCTTATCACCCGTTTGGAAGGACCATCGCGACCAAGCCATGGGAAGCACAAGCACCGTCCCTGACCTCCCGAGAGACAGCTGCTATCTCTCCTTCTGCCAGACAAGTCTCCCTGATGACATCGTGTAAGGAACCTCCATCCAGGTACTCCATCACCAGCCAGAGTTGCTCGTCCAGCAGGTAGCTGAAAGGAGGAAACAACAGCCTGGAGATGAATGTGCGCACTCGCACCACCCGATGCATTCTTGTTTCTGCGTCTCTCTCAGAGCAAGACAGGAGGAAGTGAGGAGTCATGCACTATGCTCTACAGGCCTTGAACTCTGGGCAATCTAAAAGACTGCTTGGTATCCACACCAACACAACAGGCCAAGGGAAATAGAATCTACAGTGCTTTGTCAGCACTTCAGACCCATGGGGGAAAaatcaaaccccaaaccaaagaAAACCACGGGCAGAGAGCACAGGAACTTTGAGGCTGTTGGCTCGGTAAGATGGAGCCAAGTCCGGCCTTTCAAGGCGCCCTTCAGACTCGGTATGCCAGAAAAGATTAACACAGCCCCAGTGCAATCTCCTCCCAAGACGCTGTAGATCAGCCCAGAAACAGGAATGAACAGCTCCATCCTCTGCCAGCCACCAAAGGAGTGGTTAAACCTCTGGCTTGCAGGATGTGAATGACCTCTCGCGGCAGAACAGCAGAACCACTCACCTGTCTACATAGCTGACAAGGTTGGCATGCTTATTGCCACGCATGACCTGGATTTCATTCAGGCACAGTTCGCTGCCGCTCTCTTGCAAGAGACTAATTTTCTTTATGGCCACCTAAAACGACATAGAAAGCCATGAACCAAAGAAGTCTGTGGCACAGGACCACAAGGGCAACATGGAGACACTGATTATGGGATGATAGtactgggctgggccaagctgcCTTGTGACAGGACATCAGAGCGCCTGCTTGGGCACCTCCCAGGACACAGAGCCACATACCCTTTGCCTTCCTTGGAAACCTGGGAGAAACACGCTCTAAGCTCTCCACCTCCAAGCTCTAACAACACTCACACTGCCCCAGGGCCAGTCTTCCCCCAAGGTATTACTTTATCATCGTCATGCTCATTCACACACCTCTTGCAACCAGGAAGCCATTTTCTGCTGGtaaaaatggagggaaaaactGCTGGGAAACCTTTGGCACTTCTAGGGTGTTTGGTCATTCCTCCAGCAACCACTGGCATTCTCTACTGCACAACAACAAAGCCAACTCTTACAGACACGACAGAAAAAATGCTGTCCTAAAAACATTCTGAGGTTTCTTCCCTTTAAGAAATACAACCCCAATACTACATACTTCACGGAGAAAATGCCTCCAACAAAGACAATCCTTGCACTTCCTCACTTCAGGAAGTATTATTTTGCTCCACTGAAATATCTTCCTTCACACCACTGACATTTGAAATTACTGCCTGACTGCTAAAAGACATAAGTCCTGCCTTGATCTCCTAGGCGTATACACCGGGCTCCGAGCAGGGCTTAGGCCCTTGAGAGACTCCCTGCAGACCACTCTCTCTGAGCACACTTCCAcgggcagcactgcaggtgccTACAGAACTACCAGCATGATTCCCATGTACTTGCTgacagccagaaatgagaactCAGCAACCCtgcagccccaaagagcagtgccATGCCCTGAGACACCAGCTGGGCGCTAAGACCCAGGCAGCGTGTCCTCCTCTGACAGCTACCGCCTGGCCTGCTTGCATTCCCtggggcagctgaggaggacaaaatCTGTCCCCACTCTATTTGGCAGGCGGACACTGCTCTGCACTTCATTTCCCCTCGCAGGAAAGCTCTACTGGCACCCAAAGCTCAGCTACAGCTCACAGCAGAGGGAACGGCACTCGAGAGCTGCAgaagctgcagccctgcttgACGCTTACCTCTTCTCTTGTGGCAGTCTCCACTGCCATGCACACCAGGCCAAAAGccctagaaacaaaacagcagCGGAGAAAGAAGAAGTCCTTTAGTCCCTGCAAGGGCAAGACACTGCCGTCCAATGGGAAAAAAGCCCCTGGGCAAACAGGAAATGGAACAGGACAGATTCTCATGTGggtcttttcccccttttctctttctgtagcTGTAcatgtgtgggttttttccagGAACTTGCCGGTTGGGCCTTCTCCCATCTCTCCTTGGAGTCTGTCTGCCAAACTCAAGCACCACCACTCAGGCCTTCTGAGAAGCCTGAAGCCATGTAACAGCCATGGAGGAAAGCCTCTAGACACAGATTCCTTCTTCAGCTTGCTAGGAAATTAGTGTCCAGCAACAGCCAGAGCAGGCAAAGGCTTCCATTGCTGCACACACAAATGGAGAAGTCCTCAAAACACAGGATCCCTGGACAGCTGCGTTCTGGGTCCAGAGCATTTGGCAGCTGCTTCTCTTCAATGCATCAGGCACAGGGAGGACTCGACTTTTCTGCAGACTTCTTCTACATTTGGCTTCTCACTGAGGAAATGTTGCAAATCAGTCCCatttccaggcagcagagccggCTTTCAAAGGGAACAGCTTGGTGGATTCTTTGCAGGAAAGGCCTAAACCCGACAGGATGCACCAGGGGTCTGCCATCAGCCAGATGATGCCTTTTCCTCTGGAGTGCATTGGCACTGGGCATTGCCCTGAAGCTTTGTCTTGTGCCACCTCAGCTACAAAAGACAGCTGCTTCTTTCattttggcttttgccttgtaGACTAGGCGGTGGCCATCCTGACCACTGAACCCTGTTTTCAGCAAACTACTGGAAAGAAATGTTACCAAGAGCTGTTCCCCGACAGCTGTCAGCTGCTAACTTGACCTTTGAGGCAACAAAGTTTCTCCTCTTTTCATGCCCTTGCATTCTATGTTCTTTTGAGACatgcaaaaattatttctgctggGAAAAGCGGCAAACAGGTGAAACACACTTTAGGGGGCAGGAGATCTGCCAGGTGCTGCTCTTTGCTGCAGAGAAGACATTGCCAGCATCCAGGTGTCTTTGCCATGCCTTCGAACCACAGCTATAAATGCTGACCAGTACTGAGAGATCATCAGGCATCATCTTAACGCAGTGTCTGAACAGCTTTGGAGCTTGCCTGACGTCGCTCTGGGGAGATGTGACACCAGCAAAATGCACAGGCCCTCCCTCTGAAgaaggagctgtggctgcactcACCCTTTGCCAATAGTTTCCACTTCTGTGTATACAGCCTCAGGATCTCCCTTGCTCACCAGCATCTCTgtaaaaatcccaaggaaagatGCTCACTTCAAAAGAGATCCCACCCTGCAGCAGATCAGAAAGGCAGCCCCACTCTCTGCCACACCGTGCCCTTTCAACTCAGGCAGGCGGGAAACAACAACACCACCGCACCACCACCACCTCAAAAACAACAGAAGCAAGacaagcagccctgcagcacagatGGCCTGCACCAAACTAAAAGGCTAGACTAAAACCAAAGCACATGCAGAAAGAGTCAGAGGAGACGGGGATCAGAAACCTGTAGCCAAGAGAAGTCATTGTTGTCTGGAAACATTAAGGgcagcaggaaaaataaaaccttccTGTTCTTGGCAATCAACACTCTGTGACATTCAGCCAAACCTTGAATCCTTGCAAACATCAAAGGCATCTTGGCTCCTGGCATCATTGTTCTCAACAGCTGCCCTTTGCAGCACAGCAAGAATACTGCAAAGTGCTTCCAGCAGAAGCGCCATCTCCAGCTTTAAGCAGGACAATTTTGCCTAAACAATGGCCTTCTGCCtttcaggagcagcagctcatgTTCCAACCTAGTGTGATGGGCCTTAGGAATGAGGTGCCTCAGCCTTTAGGACAGGCTGAGTTCTGAAGACGACCTTGGCCGTGCCCCGCAGGAGCTCCTTGAGGCCTGAGACTCACTGGCTGGGTCACGGCCTCCTGCTCAGCCAGAAACAATCTCTGGTTTGCCTTTTGCCTCcagggaagctcaggcaaagccaagccaggctgagctgctctcagaGGCAGGAGCAACAGCCCGGTGACCCCTCACCACCTCAAAGCACAACAACAGGTCCTGTGTGGAGGCCTCAGCACCTGGCACTCAGCCGGGGAGGAacaggagctggcacagctcatGCCGACACACGCACACACAGGGCGCTGCTCCAGCAGACAAGGATCACAAAGGACCTACTCAGCATGGCCAGGCACTtgtcctctctcctttctcccagctgctctctgctgccagaggagctACTCGTGCTCCAGATGCACGAGCTGCTCACACTTGACTTGCCAACTTGGGGACTGGAGGCTCCTTCAGAgccttctgctgcagctcctgcaggtgccaggacagaggaGGTGGAGCTCTGGGACAAGAAATGAATGAGGGTCACAAATGTTCCTTGGCAGAGATGCCCCTCCCATCCCATTTCAAATGCAAGCCCCTAGGAAGATGCTGCTAGCCACATCCAGGGCTCTTCACCTCTCAGTTTTGTAGCCCGCTTCTCCAGCTCAAGGCCCAGAATCCAAAGGCTGCTTTTACACCACGCACAAAATGACACCACAGACACTGCTAAGCAAAGCAGGCACTTACTGATGATCTttgctctggccctgggctgacagcaggggcaggtgcATCGGCACCTTCCTCCTCTTCAGCCTCTTCCTCGGCTACAGAGGCAGCCAGAGTAGCTGCTGACGCTGCCCTTCTGCTCTGTGGACACACAGCAGCATGAGGGACAGGAAAGAACCTATAATTCACAACCTCTCCTATATTCTGCTAGAGGCCCCGCTGCATCTCAGCTGATCCTTTAGCTACTGacagctgctctctgtgcagggccaggtcCCTCCTGGGGACAGTGTCTCCAAATATCCTGCAAGCTTCTGAACTGCACCTTTGCACTGCTCTCttcactggggacagggagcttgcacagcccctgggcacCAAGGGCCTCACTTGTAGCCCAGGAGCATCCAGAGACATCCTAATGCTACCTCTTTTCTCTTGCTAAGAAAAAATCACAGCCCCTTTCAGAACGATAGGAAGGTGATGCCTAAACATCCAAGTTGCACACCCCTTTTCCAGGCCTCACAGCCTGggggaagggcaggaaagattcCAGCCCTCAGCATCTTCAGCCAGGCACGGGAGGTGCTGTCTGATCAGAAACTTGCAGCTATGCTTTGCTCCAGCCACAGGAATACTCAGAGCTGCCACTTACTGATGCTGGATGCTCAGGccctgcagtggcagcagggGCACTTTGCTGGGCATCTTCCTCCCCTCTGGCCTCGTCTTCAGGAAGACATGCAGCCACAGGAGGCTCCGAGGTTCCTTTTGggctctgcagacagacagcagtGTCAGGGACACGTAACCTTCTTTATATTCAGCTCTAGAGCCCGATGCACTAAGGAGAAAGCATCTGCAGAGCAATGGGATTCTAAGCTGCTCAAACTCAAGTAAAACGGGCCAATTTGATGGGACTGCACTCTCTTGCACAGGAGAAATTCCATCATGGCTTAAAGcacccagcagcccagctttcAGCCGCTTGAAAGCTCTGGAAAGGAACTGGAGAAAACAGCCTGGGgttctccagctcctgctgctgctgcctctgctgcaaaGGGCCTGGACTGTACTTTCATTCatccagccaggctggcactggaCTGCAACAGGCCCAGCTCACAGCTTGCTCCACAAGTGTCAAATGCCGCCAACGCCAGAGCCTCTTTGCCACTCACCCAAAGACCGGATTCTCTCCAGGCAAGGCTGATGTGACCTGCAacacacaaaggaaaaagaaccAGAAAAAGCTGTAAGAAAACTGCCTGTGCTGGCCAAGCCCACCAAAAAGTCAACCCAAAGACAGATGTAGTGATGCTTTCACTACATCCCTCCAACAGCATCCCTTGTGGCACACAGCAAGCAAGACAACAGCAGCACAAAATACTGCCTGCCTGGTGTCTACCATTTGTCCTCTTTGACCACTCAACCCATAGAAACTTGAGACTGAGAAAATCTCCAAGTGGTTCTCTAACAGTCAGTGCTTCTGCCccaccccagcctgcagcagctacAGCTCCTCTCTTTCCTGTACTTCAGTTTTCTCAAGACATTGCATGCAGCCATTGCCATGAGCTTACTGGAAACCTTTCCCCAGGGAGGCTTCACCCATGTCCCCCtgagccatggtggcagctctatggtgacacagcaggggaACAGCTCCTGTGTCTGGGAGCATACAAGAACTCCTCTAAAATGTCTATCTCAGAGGCCTTTTCCAAGCTTGTTCTGTAATTTCATCACAGAACAAACGGCTCTTTTAGCATGCAGGCACATGCTGGGATGAGGGAATGCAGACAAGAAGACTTCAACTGAGGGACTTTCCCTCAGTCCTGGAGAGCAGTGCACAGCTTTTACAAGGActcctgccaagctctcccaATCTTCCCATCCTGGATGTTGTCTTGCTGGAGCCACCAGACTGAGGAGACTCCAGACTCCATTGCCTATGGAGGCCATGGCACGGCAGGAGCGGAACCCCTGCAGGCTTACATTACAAATGCTGCCCACGCCCCACTGGCGAGAGACACCCCCTTCTTAGCTGGAGCTCGCGGCAGGGGCGTTATCCAGCTGAAGGCCTGTTTGTGGCATTTCGGTTTCCATATGCTGCACTGAACAAAAACGTCTACTTACGTGCCAGGTGGGTGAAAAAGTACCCAGAATAAGCCACAGTAAAGGCCGTGAAAGCTGCAGCACACACTCCCTCCATGGCTTGAGCGGCGCCAGTCAAGTCTGCACCAGACAAGGCCTGtagggagaaaacaaaaatattcagaGTCGTGCCGCCAGAGACCTCGTCGCTGAGCAGGTTCCCCTGCAGTGAGcgtgcacagagctgctctgcacactgagccctgccgggcctcGGCACAGCAACTCTGCCTGACAACGCTGCCATGCGGCCCCGACATCACAAtagcagtgccctgggctgctttGTGAGTTCATGCACAGAACCGCACCTTCTCTACAGAGAATGCCAAATATACCCTGCAAAGACCTCCTCTGCTACAAAGCAACACAAAAAGCCCTCCTAGTCCATAACCTCTTGCTCAAGGCATCTAAAATTAAAATCACACTAAGCCCTTCTAGCCCAAACTGAGAAGATGAGCACTGAGAAGGGACCAGGATGTGAGGAACCACATTAATGCTCTTTGGCCTTTATTGCTTCTGAGCAAATACCAGAAGGCTTCTTCCAGCTGGACCTTCCTTAGTTCTAGAAAGCAGGAGAAGCACTACTTCAATTACATTTAGAGGTCTCTCCCAGGTGCAGTGTTGAAGCCGGTTTGAAAAACTAAGGAGACTTCCACTTGAGGCAATGCGAAAACCCTTGTATTTAGGGTGAGTCAGAACACCCACCCATGATCCTCTTGTTCAATTATTCAAATTATTACTAGAAAGTTCTGATTTCTCTGCATTACCATTGGATAATTATTACTTCATTACCTGTAAAATTTCTAATCATTCCTTCTTGTTGGATCCATTCTTCAAAGCCCACCTTAACCCCTCCCCTTTTGGGAATGTAGAAGTATCGCTGCAGACCCTAGACCCCGGCTTTTTCGGCTTCGTTCTTTGTACTGTGCACACTGTTTAGTTTGTTGTTTTGCTAGTACAATTAAGTTGCTTTTGTGAACAACTGGATCAAGCAGTGTCTCTCATCAAAGTCACCAGGGCCGTTTCTCAGGAAAGCCACTGGCCAACTACCCAGGAAAGGACCAGAGGGCTTCAGTACAGAGGCAAAGCCATGCATCTTTCAGCACTATTTATTCAAAGCATTTTACACCACAGCCATGGACGTGATTTCAGCAGGGAAATGCCATGACATGAAATTCAAGGAGGATCCTTCTCTCTGACTCACTCTAGCAGAGAGGCCTTGGCACCAACACAGCACCACCATGTTTTCCCCCCACTTTTGTCCTTCCACAGTAAATTTTAGGACATGGGGCTGAAATGGGTGGCACTGGAGTGACAGCTCTGACACACAGCTGAAACCATCAGGGCCAGGGTGGCATGTGGGACTGAttttctgctccagcagaacaagGCAACCCAGAGTGGTGACACTGATACCAAGTGAGTTCAGCCAAGCCCAAAGGGAGTCCAGCCAAGCCAagtgcagcccagcagggtgGCAGGACGAGGCAGCGAAGCGGCAGATCccattcccacacacaagcccAGCGTGGAGGActgatggcagcagcagtgccaaacAGAGCTCCACAGCGAGAGAGAGACACCCATCA
Coding sequences within it:
- the LOC141727253 gene encoding serine/threonine-protein kinase PAK 3-like produces the protein MLVSKGDPEAVYTEVETIGKGAFGLVCMAVETATREEVAIKKISLLQESGSELCLNEIQVMRGNKHANLVSYVDSYLLDEQLWLVMEYLDGGSLHDVIRETCLAEGEIAAVSRECLQGLDFLHSKQVIHRDVKSHNILLSLDGSVKLADFGLAAELSAEQNKRRSAVGTTYWMAPEIFTRKLYGPKVDIWSFGIVAIEMVEGAPPYWNETSRTVQELISSGGRPKLQKPRQQSAWLRDFLHCCLERDEDRRWSAQELLQHPFVTSAKPTSDLTPLIMAIQQFMGNRRY